One segment of Anguilla anguilla isolate fAngAng1 chromosome 1, fAngAng1.pri, whole genome shotgun sequence DNA contains the following:
- the pdp1 gene encoding pyruvate dehyrogenase phosphatase catalytic subunit 1, with the protein MPVTSQLLKAFRSREIQKFGSFAIQCRNGHQRCPPLQPLFNCWHKDARSADSVSRSKWRQARGYRTSSERCYNLTPPQVNSILKANEYSFKVPEFDGKNVSSVMGFDSNQLPANAPIEDRRSVATCLQTRGMLMGVFDGHAGCACAQALSERLFYYIAVSLLPHDTLQEVESAVESGRAVLPILQWHKHPNDYFSKEASRLYFNSLRTYWQELLDLSGPGEVPDIKEALVNAFKRLDNDISLEAQVGDPNAFLNYWVLRVAFSGATACVAHVDGHDLHIANTGDGRAVLGVQEEDGSFTALTLSNDHNAQNEDEIGRIRSEHPKSEAKTVVKQDRLLGLLMPFRAFGDVKFKWSIDLQKRVLESGPDQLHENEHTKFIPPNYHTPPYLTAEPEVIHHRLRPQDRFLVMGTDGLWETLHRQEVVRIVGEYLTGVHHQQPITVGGYKVTLGQMQGLLMERRARVSSTFEDQNAATHLIRHAVGNNEFGTVDHERLSKMLSLPEELARMYRDDITIIIVQFNSHVIGAQQQSSDGEVA; encoded by the coding sequence ATGCCTGTGACCTCCCAGCTCTTGAAGGCCTTCCGCAGCAGGGAGATCCAGAAGTTCGGCAGCTTTGCCATCCAGTGCCGGAATGGGCACCAGCGCTGTCCGCCTCTCCAgccccttttcaactgttggCACAAAGATGCCCGCTCTGCAGACTCTGTCTCGCGCTCAAAATGGCGGCAGGCCCGCGGCTACAGGACCTCCTCAGAGCGATGCTACAACTTAACCCCGCCCCAGGTCAACAGCATCCTGAAAGCCAACGAGTACAGCTTCAAAGTGCCCGAGTTCGACGGGAAGAACGTCAGCTCGGTGATGGGCTTCGACAGCAACCAGCTGCCCGCCAACGCGCCCATCGAGGACCGGCGCAGCGTGGCCACCTGCCTGCAGACGCGGGGCATGCTGATGGGCGTGTTCGACGGGCACGCGGGCTGCGCCTGCGCCCAGGCCCTGAGCGAGAGGCTCTTCTACTACATCGCCGTCTCCCTGCTGCCCCACGACACGCTGCAGGAGGTGGAGAGCGCGGTGGAGAGCGGGCGCGCCGTGCTCCCCATCCTGCAGTGGCACAAGCACCCCAACGACTACTTCAGCAAGGAGGCCTCGCGGCTCTACTTCAACAGCCTGCGCACCTACTGGCAGGAGCTGCTGGACCTCAGCGGCCCCGGGGAGGTGCCGGACATTAAGGAGGCGCTGGTCAACGCCTTCAAGAGGCTGGACAACGACATCTCCCTGGAGGCCCAGGTGGGCGACCCCAACGCTTTCCTCAACTACTGGGTGCTGCGGGTGGCTTTCTCGGGGGCCACGGCCTGCGTGGCGCACGTGGACGGCCACGACCTGCACATCGCCAACACGGGGGACGGCCGCGCCGTGCTGGGGGTGCAGGAGGAGGACGGGTCCTTCACGGCCCTCACCCTCTCCAACGACCACAACGCCCAGAACGAGGACGAGATCGGCCGCATCCGGTCGGAGCACCCCAAGAGCGAGGCCAAGACCGTGGTGAAGCAGGACCGGCTGCTGGGCCTGCTCATGCCCTTCCGGGCGTTCGGCGACGTCAAGTTCAAGTGGAGCATCGACCTGCAGAAGCGGGTCCTGGAGTCCGGGCCCGACCAGCTCCACGAGAACGAGCACACCAAGTTCATCCCGCCCAACTACCACACGCCGCCCTACCTGACCGCCGAGCCGGAGGTCATTCACCACAGGCTCCGCCCGCAGGACCGCTTCCTGGTGATGGGCACGGACGGGCTGTGGGAGACGCTGCACCGGCAGGAGGTGGTGCGCATCGTGGGCGAGTACCTCACGGGGGTCCACCACCAGCAGCCCATCACCGTGGGCGGCTACAAGGTGACCCTGGGCCAGATGCAGGGCCTGCTGATGGAGCGGCGGGCCAGGGTGTCGTCCACCTTCGAGGACCAGAACGCCGCCACCCACCTCATCCGGCACGCCGTGGGCAACAACGAGTTCGGGACGGTGGACCACGAGCGCCTCTCCAAGATGCTGAGCCTCCCGGAGGAGCTGGCCCGCATGTACAGGGACgacatcaccatcatcatcgtcCAGTTCAACTCCCACGTGATCGGGGCACAGCAGCAGTCGTCAGACGGGGAGGTGGCCTGA